Part of the Anaerolineales bacterium genome, TGGCTCTTCGCTGCGCCTGGATGAGGTGCTGCAGCAGGTGATGGACTCGGTCATCCAGCTTACGGCCGCCGAACGCGGCTTCCTGCTGTTGTTCGACGACCACTCCAGCGAGCGGGCGGTCCAGGTCGGCCGCAACTACGAGGGCAAGAGCCTGAGCCCGCAGGATGTCCAGGTCAGCCGCACCGTGATCAAGGAAGTGCTGCAGACCGGCGAAGGCGTGGTCACCACCAACGCTCTGGCCGACGATCGGTTCCGCGCCCAGGAATCCGTCGTCGCCTACGCCTTGCGCTCAGTCCTGTGTGTGCCCTTGCGCTCGCGCGGCCGGGTGATCGGCGTGGTGTACGTCGACAACCGGATCCGCACCGCTCTCTTCGACCAGCGCGATCGCGAGATGCTCGAGGCCTTCGCCGGCCAGGCCGCCATCGCCATCGAGAACGCCCGGCTGTACACCCAGACCGACAGCGCCCTGGCGCTGCGAGTCCAGGAACTCGAGACGCTGCAGCAGATCGACCGCCAGCTCAACACTCGCCTTGACACGCAACGCGTTCTGGAGCTCACCCTGGAGTGGGCCCAGCGCAGCGCACGGGCCGACGGCGGATGGATTGCGATGCAAGTCGATCGCGAGTCGCCGATGATCGTGGCCTCCGGACAGGGCACCGGCTCGCCGATCGACCTTTCGGCGCCCGGGCTGGCCACCGCCCTGAGCAATGGTCCGGCGGTCCAC contains:
- a CDS encoding GAF domain-containing protein, coding for MTVERLEAIRRALKRLQAAPDPQWASVAHQALVDLEDLAAQLEKGSEHARLLALYEVSRAIGSSLRLDEVLQQVMDSVIQLTAAERGFLLLFDDHSSERAVQVGRNYEGKSLSPQDVQVSRTVIKEVLQTGEGVVTTNALADDRFRAQESVVAYALRSVLCVPLRSRGRVIGVVYVDNRIRTALFDQRDREMLEAFAGQAAIAIENARLYTQTDSALALRVQELETLQQIDRQLNTRLDTQRVLELTLEWAQRSARADGGWIAMQVDRESPMIVASGQGTGSPIDLSAPGLATALSNGPAVH